In a genomic window of Rhizobium tumorigenes:
- a CDS encoding glycoside hydrolase family 25 protein encodes MRSFILSAIVSACVLLSGCTSRSAPEPAAAAVPSQETTGSITRPSAVVPPANVGQSAPKVMAARGQSNLAGALPEPLGFASPSGNIGLPVPGSRPALQVAMAMPEMPTAARSAGQIYGHRFRDAKPMNFGRSNPRKLEVHGVDVSRWQGDIDWDRLRTQGANFAYIKATDGGDHLDPMFKTNWRKAKEAGVRRGAYHFFYWCRTAGEQADWFIRNVPREANALPPVIDVEWNGQSACKQRISRAKVLEKIQVFAEKLERHYGRRPIIYTAPDFYRDNLQGELLDYPFWLRSVAAHPSELYPGRKWLFWQYSGSGLTDGVRGKIDLNVFHGSGGEWQNWVVSR; translated from the coding sequence ATGCGTTCATTCATTTTGTCAGCAATCGTCTCGGCCTGCGTGCTTTTGTCCGGCTGCACATCGCGTTCGGCGCCTGAGCCAGCAGCCGCCGCTGTCCCCTCACAGGAGACGACGGGTTCGATCACCCGACCATCGGCTGTGGTGCCGCCGGCAAATGTCGGGCAGTCCGCGCCGAAGGTCATGGCCGCGCGCGGGCAGTCGAATTTGGCAGGGGCATTGCCCGAACCATTGGGCTTTGCCTCCCCTTCCGGCAACATCGGCCTGCCAGTGCCGGGCTCGCGGCCGGCACTCCAGGTGGCGATGGCTATGCCGGAGATGCCAACGGCCGCCCGTTCCGCCGGGCAGATCTACGGCCATCGGTTCAGGGATGCCAAGCCGATGAATTTCGGTCGATCCAACCCGCGCAAGCTCGAGGTCCACGGCGTCGACGTTTCGCGCTGGCAGGGCGATATCGACTGGGACCGGCTGCGCACGCAAGGAGCGAACTTCGCCTATATCAAGGCTACCGATGGCGGCGATCATCTCGACCCGATGTTCAAGACCAACTGGCGCAAGGCCAAGGAAGCCGGCGTGCGCCGCGGCGCCTACCACTTCTTCTACTGGTGCCGCACCGCCGGCGAGCAGGCCGACTGGTTCATCCGCAACGTACCCCGCGAGGCCAATGCGCTGCCGCCCGTCATCGATGTCGAATGGAACGGTCAATCGGCCTGCAAGCAGCGGATTTCACGGGCAAAAGTGCTCGAAAAGATCCAGGTCTTCGCCGAGAAGCTGGAGCGCCATTATGGCCGCCGGCCGATCATCTACACGGCGCCGGATTTCTACCGTGACAACCTGCAGGGCGAACTGCTGGATTATCCCTTCTGGCTGCGCTCCGTTGCCGCTCATCCGTCGGAACTCTATCCCGGGCGCAAATGGCTGTTCTGGCAATATTCCGGCTCCGGCCTGACGGACGGCGTGCGTGGCAAGATCGATCTCAACGTGTTCCACGGCAGCGGCGGCGAGTGGCAAAACTGGGTCGTGTCGCGCTGA